In Rodentibacter haemolyticus, the DNA window GCTTAAATCGTTTTGTGGCAACGCTCACCCATAGTTATAACAAACAGCAACAAGATTTAAGCAATGCCACTGTCGGGACTTTCCAATCCGGTTTAATCACTGACATAAACGGAAGAACGGCATTGGGAATGGAGGCAACCTTTACTCAAGCTTGGGAAAAGCTAGGTTCTGCATTGCCAAAAATCGGATTTTATACTAAATCCGAAATAGCAGGGCGGGGACAACGAGAATTAAAATATTCACCGTTAGATAAAGAAGATTGGCTGCGTTTAGGTGTAAACGAACCCGAGCTTGAAAAAGGCGCTTACTTTATGCAAATCTCTGCAATGGGTAAACGAAGTGCGGTTGTTATTACCGATGAAAATGGTAAAGCATTAAGCGATGAAACGGCGAAATCGGTTTATAGTGCCTTAAGCACTTTACTCTTGAAATAAAAAACAAAAAAGAGCGGTTGATTTTTTAAGTGAATTTCAACCGCTTTTTACTTTCCGAGTATAAAAACTATTCCGCTTTTACGCCTAAATTACCAATTTTCACTCCAAGCATACCGAGGGAAACCGCATCTAAATAATCACCAAGAAACTTAAATAATTCATTTAATTCGGTAAACGAACGTTGCACTTTAATTTGTTCTTCAACTCTACGCACAAATTCATAACGGATCCCCTTTTCTTCAAAATGTGCGGTGAGCGTTAAATAAACCGTTTCAAAAAAATGGCTACGAGCGCCTTCTTCACCCGGATCACTAATACGTACGTTCCAAGTCGTGTTAAATAATGTTTCTGTTTTATTTGACATATTGTTACC includes these proteins:
- a CDS encoding DUF5377 family protein → MSNKTETLFNTTWNVRISDPGEEGARSHFFETVYLTLTAHFEEKGIRYEFVRRVEEQIKVQRSFTELNELFKFLGDYLDAVSLGMLGVKIGNLGVKAE